The following are encoded in a window of Solibacillus sp. FSL R7-0668 genomic DNA:
- a CDS encoding IS1182 family transposase, with protein sequence MSNPKTTNQNYNTEQTSLPLQLSEETTVPKTGHSIPTFIPYNNKQGISLFDIQDTISTKHISRVIDEMIELIDDQVFFSHYKGGGRSSFHPKMMTKVILYGYSQKVYSSRGIEKLLHENLPAMWLAAGQKPDHRTINRFRSHQLKNMMDSLFEQMIHLLIEQNYITMENYFLDGTKIEADANKYSFVWKKSTKNFEEKLKEKIRETILHIQEITESECIQSTVDNLKEDATPAQLETIAQELEAQVNALTDAIEAEENVTVRKEIRSQRSVLKKPLKLIREDFLPRLDKYKKQHEIFGDRNSFSKTDHDATFMRMKDDHMKNGQLKAAYNVQMATENQFILFYSMHQRPTDTRCFIPHLEKLAASSLPMPKTVIADAGYGSEENYLYAIGDEIEPRFDFLIPYGMYLKEKSRSYKKNIKHAKNWAYNEQEDHFICPNGQKVTFKKYLNKKNASGFEQSLKVYECEDCSECPLKALCTKAKGNRQVQWNPIFEEMKAKAKVALECEEKSRIYAQRKIDVESVFGHIKGNRSFRRFLLRGIDKVSTEFGIVALAHNLLKVAGIRQLLSRDLDKNTKTGVEKRLVFLHLFILGTY encoded by the coding sequence ATGAGTAATCCTAAAACTACTAACCAAAATTATAACACTGAACAAACATCACTTCCACTCCAGCTTTCAGAAGAAACTACCGTTCCTAAAACAGGTCATTCCATTCCTACATTTATTCCTTATAACAATAAACAAGGGATTTCCCTTTTTGATATTCAAGACACGATTTCTACAAAACATATATCACGTGTAATTGACGAAATGATTGAACTGATAGATGACCAAGTCTTTTTCTCTCACTACAAAGGTGGCGGTCGTAGCTCTTTTCATCCAAAAATGATGACGAAAGTGATTCTCTACGGGTATTCACAAAAGGTGTACTCTTCTCGTGGGATTGAAAAATTGCTTCATGAGAATTTACCTGCAATGTGGTTGGCGGCAGGACAGAAACCAGACCATCGTACAATTAATCGTTTTCGTTCACATCAATTAAAAAATATGATGGATTCGCTATTTGAACAAATGATTCACCTTCTTATCGAACAAAACTATATTACAATGGAAAATTACTTTTTGGATGGCACAAAAATTGAAGCTGATGCCAATAAGTATTCTTTTGTATGGAAGAAATCGACTAAAAATTTTGAAGAGAAACTAAAAGAAAAGATTCGAGAAACCATTCTACATATTCAAGAAATAACAGAATCTGAATGCATACAATCTACTGTCGATAATTTGAAAGAAGACGCGACACCAGCACAATTAGAAACGATAGCGCAGGAATTAGAAGCACAAGTAAATGCCTTAACAGACGCAATTGAAGCTGAAGAAAATGTCACTGTACGTAAAGAAATCCGTTCACAGCGTAGTGTACTAAAGAAACCACTCAAATTAATTCGCGAAGATTTCCTCCCTCGCTTGGACAAATACAAAAAACAACATGAAATCTTTGGTGACCGTAATAGCTTTTCGAAAACAGATCATGACGCAACTTTTATGCGGATGAAAGATGATCACATGAAAAATGGGCAACTAAAAGCAGCTTACAATGTTCAAATGGCTACAGAAAATCAATTTATTTTATTTTACTCCATGCATCAACGTCCAACTGATACGCGCTGTTTTATTCCACACTTAGAGAAATTAGCAGCGTCTAGTTTGCCGATGCCGAAAACAGTCATAGCGGATGCTGGTTATGGAAGTGAAGAAAATTATCTTTATGCGATAGGTGACGAAATAGAACCTCGATTCGATTTTTTAATCCCATATGGCATGTATTTAAAAGAAAAATCACGTAGCTATAAAAAGAATATCAAGCATGCGAAAAATTGGGCTTACAACGAACAAGAAGATCATTTTATTTGTCCAAATGGGCAAAAAGTTACGTTTAAAAAATATCTAAATAAAAAAAATGCCTCAGGTTTTGAACAAAGTCTAAAAGTTTATGAATGTGAAGACTGTTCTGAATGTCCATTGAAGGCGCTCTGTACAAAAGCCAAAGGCAATCGCCAAGTACAATGGAATCCGATTTTTGAAGAAATGAAAGCAAAGGCAAAAGTAGCCCTTGAATGTGAAGAGAAATCACGAATCTACGCGCAACGTAAAATCGACGTAGAAAGTGTTTTTGGTCACATCAAGGGCAATCGGTCGTTCCGCAGATTTTTACTGCGGGGCATCGATAAGGTTTCCACAGAATTTGGGATAGTGGCATTGGCTCACAATCTCTTGAAAGTAGCGGGCATCCGCCAGCTACTTTCAAGAGATCTGGATAAAAACACAAAAACAGGTGTAGAAAAACGACTCGTTTTTCTACACCTGTTTATTTTAGGGACTTATTAG
- a CDS encoding RrF2 family transcriptional regulator, whose product MRLTVYTDYSLRTLLYLGVRGQDHLATIQEIADAYQISKNHLMKVTYDLGQHGYIETIRGRGGGIRLAMDPKDINIGEVVRKTEEDFHIVECFNPESNLCKISAECQLKFALNQALKAYFAVLDSYTLADVLASKDALTELFGITRN is encoded by the coding sequence GTGCGCTTAACCGTATATACAGACTATTCTTTACGTACGCTCTTATATTTAGGGGTGCGTGGTCAGGACCATTTAGCAACGATTCAAGAGATAGCAGACGCCTATCAAATTTCAAAAAACCATTTAATGAAAGTTACGTATGATTTAGGGCAACACGGATATATCGAAACGATTCGAGGTCGTGGCGGTGGGATTCGCTTAGCTATGGACCCTAAAGATATTAATATTGGCGAGGTTGTGCGTAAAACCGAGGAAGACTTCCATATTGTTGAATGCTTCAATCCAGAAAGTAATTTATGTAAAATTTCGGCGGAATGTCAACTGAAATTTGCACTTAATCAAGCATTAAAGGCATACTTTGCTGTCTTAGATTCTTATACATTAGCGGATGTATTGGCTTCAAAAGACGCATTAACTGAATTATTTGGGATCACAAGAAACTAG
- the proC gene encoding pyrroline-5-carboxylate reductase — translation MQKIVFIGAGSIAEALIHGWVENKVITSESIYISNRSNQQRLQELASKYGVQQLEGYEQLLDADLIILAMKPKDARLAMDAIRPYIEPDVAVLSVLAGISIATIEDHLGARPIARVMPNTSATIGMSASGIAFNQLVNDAQHALYIQMLEAVGIVIEVEEDKLHAVTALSGSGPAYLYYLIEAFERVGTEFGLTKEIVRELMVQTIAGSAEMLKSVNEEPEVLRKKVTSPGGTTEAGIKALDAMAFKDAIANCIRSAENRSRELARGE, via the coding sequence ATGCAAAAAATTGTTTTTATCGGTGCGGGTTCCATTGCCGAAGCACTAATTCATGGTTGGGTAGAAAATAAGGTCATTACATCTGAGTCTATTTATATATCTAATCGTTCGAATCAACAGCGTTTACAAGAATTAGCATCTAAATACGGTGTTCAGCAATTAGAAGGCTATGAACAATTATTAGATGCAGATTTAATCATTTTGGCGATGAAACCAAAAGATGCGCGTCTTGCGATGGATGCCATTCGACCATATATTGAGCCGGACGTTGCTGTTCTTTCTGTTTTAGCGGGCATAAGCATTGCGACCATCGAGGATCATCTAGGTGCGCGTCCAATTGCCCGTGTTATGCCGAATACATCTGCAACAATTGGAATGTCCGCCTCTGGAATTGCCTTTAATCAACTTGTCAACGATGCACAGCATGCGCTTTATATTCAAATGCTGGAGGCGGTCGGCATTGTTATTGAAGTCGAGGAAGATAAATTACATGCGGTTACCGCCCTCTCTGGCAGTGGCCCTGCTTACTTGTATTATCTAATCGAAGCCTTCGAACGTGTCGGTACAGAATTTGGCTTAACCAAGGAAATTGTCCGGGAACTAATGGTACAAACGATTGCAGGCTCAGCAGAAATGCTCAAATCGGTCAATGAAGAACCTGAAGTATTACGCAAAAAAGTAACGAGCCCAGGTGGTACAACTGAAGCGGGGATCAAAGCGTTAGATGCGATGGCGTTTAAAGATGCCATTGCCAACTGCATTCGTAGTGCAGAAAATCGTTCACGTGAATTAGCGCGTGGAGAGTAA
- a CDS encoding IS110 family transposase has product MKHVVALDVSKGKSTVAIYDQYRQCEFEGELNHSRIDFEKLHEQMKEIKVRDGQAPEIVFEATGVYSKPVETFLIDYGYTYCRMNPLEANLQMASMRRNKTDISDAHELAKTHFKMEREPTYVQDDYYEQMRGLTRYYDEMDEEITLLKSRMHALLHLSFPELEQLITPRSALFLNIVQLYPHPTFLLAHSKMVIKNRLKANTRKNLSLARAEEKAVLLLEAARNSYPAIKETDIRCDQIRDYASRISDLVEKKELLVKQMTKMSQERNEYQVLHSIPGIGDTTACRIIGELGDIKRFKNAKQLNAYVGIDIMRYQSGNTQYRDRINKRGNKKLRKILFFMIQTMITLRKKTRNHLVDYYDKLKTQPQRKPHKVAIIACINKFLKMAFQLLTQNILYDYESALPAQKS; this is encoded by the coding sequence ATGAAACATGTTGTGGCGTTAGATGTAAGTAAAGGAAAAAGTACCGTTGCGATTTATGATCAATATCGACAATGCGAGTTTGAAGGTGAACTCAATCATTCACGTATTGACTTTGAAAAATTGCATGAACAAATGAAGGAAATTAAAGTGCGAGATGGACAAGCTCCTGAAATTGTTTTCGAAGCAACAGGTGTTTACTCAAAACCAGTGGAAACATTTTTAATTGATTATGGCTATACATATTGTCGGATGAATCCACTTGAAGCGAACCTACAAATGGCTTCAATGCGCCGAAATAAAACAGATATTAGTGACGCGCATGAGCTAGCGAAAACCCATTTTAAAATGGAACGTGAGCCAACTTATGTACAAGATGATTATTATGAACAGATGCGTGGACTTACACGTTATTATGACGAGATGGATGAGGAAATCACATTATTAAAAAGCAGAATGCATGCGCTTTTACACCTTAGTTTTCCAGAGCTTGAACAATTGATCACACCACGTTCAGCGCTCTTTTTAAACATTGTTCAGTTGTATCCTCATCCAACTTTTTTATTAGCACATTCAAAAATGGTGATTAAAAATCGGTTAAAGGCCAATACACGAAAAAATTTGTCATTAGCACGTGCTGAGGAAAAAGCTGTGCTATTACTAGAGGCAGCTAGGAATAGTTATCCAGCGATTAAAGAGACCGATATTCGCTGCGATCAAATTCGTGATTACGCATCTCGTATATCCGATTTAGTGGAGAAAAAAGAATTACTTGTGAAACAAATGACGAAGATGTCGCAGGAACGTAATGAATATCAAGTGCTTCATTCAATTCCTGGTATTGGGGATACAACGGCCTGCCGAATCATTGGTGAACTAGGTGATATAAAACGCTTCAAAAACGCGAAACAATTGAATGCATATGTAGGGATTGATATTATGCGCTATCAGTCTGGTAACACACAGTATCGTGACCGCATTAATAAGCGGGGCAATAAAAAGTTGCGAAAAATCCTTTTCTTTATGATTCAGACAATGATTACATTACGAAAAAAGACAAGGAATCACCTTGTAGATTATTACGATAAATTAAAAACGCAACCTCAGAGGAAGCCTCACAAGGTCGCGATTATTGCTTGTATCAATAAGTTTCTGAAAATGGCTTTTCAGTTACTGACACAAAACATTCTGTACGATTATGAGTCCGCACTACCAGCTCAGAAATCGTAA
- a CDS encoding methyl-accepting chemotaxis protein translates to MLKSMKWKMMIPILMGVVLLIGGFAAYIYQTTMDSIHKQGEALVESVKLGLEGAILSREVSEEIMETEMIAQSILISWIIENGGTHEDLKVLAERGGMDEIWSTDAQGNTKLTSIAPSVDFNFGSDPNGQAYEYMQLLKNSVDAITQPAQIRDVDGEFYKFVGTGSWNPANPKIIQVARNGQRLLDLEAQIGKEFYMNELHNYLNDTVLYASVLTQNGDVLAKTEDAEVHFDLADFNGADMASQSTSYKGEKAMNYLVPLSDGNILAITISNKVLSSILIATIIAAIVAVAIVMGITDFTISKQIRRIKSVRDSLDDISKGEADLTKRIELQSRDEIGQLVTASNAVMDNFQKIMLELKERSETVHSTSTQIQSYSSATSMASLEIQCESVGVSDDSKVQLRNIEESSLAMDELARSIQHVTESIMEISSHANMTEQNALAGSNVMNELMKELQHLHEETKTSVERTQQLVNLSDKIGEFTNVITGISDQTNLLALNASIEAARAGEAGKGFAVVAEEVRKLAEESKVAADRIAHVVSSVQDETEHIVTAISTTANVLEEGRKIADLAHSSFGGIVDGIKQIAGQVDIVSSSSEEMAASTEEIAASFDDVALLSKQTTGRVENVANFATEQVNAMTQLNRSVETLFEVSTELQEITGRYKLS, encoded by the coding sequence ATGTTGAAGTCAATGAAATGGAAAATGATGATACCGATTTTAATGGGTGTCGTACTGTTAATCGGGGGTTTTGCAGCTTATATATATCAAACGACGATGGATAGTATACATAAGCAAGGGGAGGCATTGGTAGAATCCGTTAAACTTGGGCTAGAAGGTGCCATTTTATCACGTGAAGTATCCGAAGAAATTATGGAAACAGAAATGATTGCACAATCGATATTAATTTCTTGGATTATCGAAAATGGGGGAACTCATGAGGATTTAAAGGTATTAGCAGAGCGTGGAGGAATGGACGAAATATGGAGCACGGATGCACAAGGAAATACAAAGCTAACCTCAATAGCACCTTCCGTTGATTTTAATTTTGGCTCAGATCCAAATGGACAAGCCTATGAGTATATGCAATTATTAAAAAACTCGGTAGACGCGATTACACAACCCGCCCAAATCCGTGATGTTGATGGAGAATTTTATAAATTTGTTGGGACAGGCTCTTGGAATCCAGCAAACCCTAAAATTATTCAAGTTGCACGAAATGGTCAGCGTCTTTTAGATTTAGAAGCCCAAATTGGGAAAGAATTTTATATGAATGAATTGCATAACTACTTGAATGATACGGTATTATACGCATCGGTTTTGACACAAAACGGTGATGTGTTAGCAAAAACAGAAGATGCAGAAGTCCACTTTGATTTAGCAGACTTTAATGGTGCAGATATGGCATCGCAATCGACCTCATATAAAGGGGAAAAGGCGATGAATTATCTTGTGCCTTTATCAGATGGCAATATTTTAGCAATTACCATTTCAAATAAAGTATTATCTTCTATTTTAATCGCAACGATTATTGCGGCGATTGTGGCTGTGGCAATTGTCATGGGGATTACAGACTTTACGATATCAAAACAAATTCGTCGGATTAAGAGTGTACGTGATTCTTTAGACGACATTAGTAAGGGGGAAGCAGATTTAACGAAGCGTATTGAATTACAATCGCGTGACGAAATTGGCCAGCTTGTGACAGCATCCAATGCCGTAATGGATAATTTTCAAAAGATTATGCTAGAGCTAAAGGAGCGTTCTGAAACTGTTCACAGCACTTCGACGCAAATTCAAAGCTATTCGTCCGCAACGTCGATGGCTTCACTAGAAATTCAATGTGAATCTGTAGGTGTATCAGATGATTCAAAAGTTCAATTACGAAATATTGAGGAAAGTTCCTTAGCAATGGATGAGCTAGCCCGCAGTATTCAGCATGTAACAGAGTCTATTATGGAAATTTCAAGCCACGCAAATATGACGGAGCAAAATGCCCTAGCCGGTTCTAATGTCATGAATGAGCTGATGAAGGAGCTACAGCATTTACATGAAGAAACTAAAACATCCGTTGAACGAACACAGCAATTAGTGAATTTATCCGATAAAATTGGCGAGTTTACAAATGTTATCACGGGAATTTCTGACCAGACGAATTTATTAGCATTAAATGCCTCGATTGAAGCAGCTCGTGCAGGTGAAGCTGGGAAGGGCTTTGCGGTGGTTGCGGAGGAAGTTCGAAAATTAGCTGAAGAATCCAAGGTGGCAGCAGATCGTATTGCCCATGTTGTGTCAAGCGTACAAGACGAAACCGAACATATCGTGACAGCGATTTCGACGACAGCCAATGTATTAGAAGAGGGACGGAAAATCGCTGATTTAGCCCATTCCTCATTTGGCGGCATTGTTGATGGTATTAAGCAAATAGCGGGTCAAGTGGATATTGTGTCAAGCTCCTCAGAGGAAATGGCCGCAAGTACAGAAGAAATCGCTGCTTCGTTTGATGATGTTGCACTATTATCCAAGCAAACTACCGGTCGTGTTGAAAATGTAGCGAACTTTGCGACCGAGCAAGTAAACGCGATGACGCAATTAAATCGCTCCGTAGAAACATTATTCGAGGTTTCAACTGAGCTACAAGAAATAACAGGACGCTATAAGCTATCATAA
- the rnz gene encoding ribonuclease Z, which translates to MQLHFLGTGAGMPSKDRNTSALAVKLLEERGSIWLFDCGEATQHQILHTTIKPRKIDKIFITHLHGDHIFGLPGFLSSRSFLGGDELLTIYGPKGLQQWVELTLKLSKTHVTYPITFVEVEEGIVFEDSQFIVHAMPLEHVIECFGYRIEQKPLPGELLIDKAIQLGVPKGPLLGKLKAGDDVILDDGSVVLSQQVTSEQKQGFTLTILGDTKFCRNAITLATNADIVVHEATFDHATIELAAKYGHATNTEAAKVAQMANANYLILNHISARFLANDLIPFLKQAQEQFPHTFIANDQSQYEWRQHQLHEL; encoded by the coding sequence ATGCAATTACATTTTTTGGGTACTGGTGCAGGGATGCCATCAAAGGACCGCAATACAAGTGCATTAGCAGTAAAGTTATTAGAAGAACGTGGCTCTATTTGGCTGTTTGATTGTGGTGAGGCTACACAGCACCAAATTTTACATACAACGATAAAACCACGAAAGATTGACAAAATTTTCATTACGCATCTTCATGGCGACCATATTTTTGGCTTACCCGGCTTTTTAAGTTCCCGCTCTTTTTTAGGTGGCGATGAATTGCTAACAATATATGGGCCAAAAGGGTTGCAACAATGGGTTGAGCTAACGTTGAAGTTATCCAAGACACATGTCACGTATCCGATTACATTTGTAGAAGTAGAAGAAGGGATTGTTTTTGAGGATTCCCAATTTATCGTTCATGCAATGCCGCTTGAACATGTGATTGAATGCTTCGGTTATCGTATCGAACAAAAACCATTACCGGGTGAACTACTAATCGACAAGGCCATTCAGCTCGGAGTGCCTAAAGGACCGTTATTAGGAAAGCTAAAGGCTGGCGATGATGTTATATTAGATGATGGATCAGTAGTCCTGAGTCAACAGGTTACGAGTGAACAAAAGCAAGGATTTACCTTGACCATTCTAGGGGATACGAAGTTTTGTCGTAATGCGATTACATTAGCAACGAACGCAGATATTGTTGTGCATGAAGCGACTTTTGACCATGCAACGATTGAGCTTGCGGCAAAGTACGGTCATGCAACAAATACCGAAGCGGCAAAAGTAGCGCAAATGGCAAATGCTAACTATTTAATCTTGAATCATATTAGTGCTCGCTTCTTAGCAAATGATTTAATTCCATTTTTAAAGCAAGCGCAGGAGCAATTCCCCCATACATTTATTGCTAATGATCAATCGCAATATGAATGGCGCCAACATCAATTACATGAGCTTTAA
- a CDS encoding MBL fold metallo-hydrolase produces the protein MEVHKLVIPTPYAVGDVNAFLVKGDALTLFDAGPKTEEAYEAIKWGLRGAGYEMKDVEQVVLTHHHPDHAGWVDAFVGAEILGHRYVDYWMRKTQEFFSYYDRFFTKHLLEQGVPEKYIPRILKVKGEVELFGSTPLTQFLQEGDEVPGHPGLKVYETLGHAQSHLIFIDENTRDCIGGDLLLERTSSNPLVEPPVDLTMERPKSLLQYNASLKRLQELEVSKVYTGHGGEVTNIVPLIDERLEKQKQRALKVREMIEQPKTNFEATTQLFERIYQQQLGLTLSETLGQMDYLVDEGLAEVELRDGVYYYKKA, from the coding sequence ATGGAAGTACACAAACTGGTTATTCCAACACCATATGCGGTGGGAGATGTAAATGCTTTTTTAGTAAAGGGAGATGCCCTAACGCTATTTGATGCAGGTCCAAAAACTGAAGAAGCATACGAAGCAATTAAGTGGGGGCTGCGCGGTGCAGGCTATGAAATGAAGGATGTCGAGCAAGTGGTTTTGACACATCACCACCCGGATCATGCAGGCTGGGTAGATGCCTTTGTTGGGGCAGAAATTTTAGGGCATCGCTATGTGGATTATTGGATGCGCAAAACACAAGAGTTTTTCTCCTATTACGACCGCTTTTTTACAAAGCATTTGCTTGAGCAGGGAGTGCCGGAAAAATATATTCCACGCATTTTAAAGGTAAAGGGCGAGGTAGAACTTTTTGGGTCAACCCCACTGACGCAATTTTTACAAGAAGGGGATGAAGTACCGGGACATCCGGGCTTAAAAGTCTATGAAACACTGGGCCATGCGCAAAGTCATTTAATTTTTATCGATGAAAATACGCGCGACTGTATTGGGGGCGATCTGTTATTAGAGCGGACATCGTCAAATCCATTAGTGGAGCCACCCGTAGACCTTACAATGGAGCGACCAAAATCATTACTTCAATATAATGCTTCATTAAAGAGATTACAAGAATTAGAAGTTTCAAAGGTTTATACGGGGCATGGCGGAGAGGTGACGAATATTGTTCCGTTAATTGATGAGCGCCTAGAAAAGCAAAAGCAACGCGCATTAAAGGTACGTGAAATGATTGAACAGCCGAAAACAAACTTTGAAGCAACGACGCAACTTTTTGAACGAATTTATCAGCAGCAGCTAGGGCTGACACTTTCAGAAACACTTGGTCAAATGGATTATTTAGTGGATGAAGGGTTAGCTGAAGTTGAACTTCGCGACGGTGTTTACTATTATAAAAAGGCATAA
- a CDS encoding alpha/beta hydrolase: protein MHHIFKQGVKQKPVLLLLHGTGGDENSLLALAEMIDPEASVLSVRGNVLEHGMPRFFRRIAEGVFDMEDLAARTEELYEFLTTAATKYGFDHNQIIAIGYSNGANIAANLLYEYSDALKGAILHHPMVPNRHATVPEQQTNVFIAAGVNDPMCPQQEATDLQTMLVQAGADVTLEWETNGHQLTMSEVQKAKAWYEQLFV, encoded by the coding sequence ATGCATCACATTTTTAAACAAGGCGTTAAACAAAAGCCTGTACTCTTATTGTTACATGGGACAGGCGGTGACGAAAATAGCTTACTTGCATTAGCTGAAATGATCGATCCAGAAGCCTCTGTATTAAGTGTTCGCGGAAATGTGTTAGAGCATGGTATGCCAAGATTTTTCCGTCGCATTGCAGAGGGGGTATTCGATATGGAGGATTTAGCTGCGCGCACAGAAGAGCTCTATGAATTTTTAACTACCGCCGCTACAAAATATGGCTTTGATCACAATCAAATCATTGCCATTGGTTATTCAAATGGGGCGAATATTGCGGCAAACTTGCTATATGAATATAGCGATGCGTTAAAAGGCGCAATCTTACATCATCCTATGGTGCCGAATCGTCATGCTACGGTACCGGAGCAGCAAACAAACGTATTTATCGCTGCAGGGGTGAACGATCCAATGTGTCCGCAGCAAGAGGCGACAGATTTACAAACTATGCTTGTACAAGCAGGGGCCGATGTAACACTGGAATGGGAAACGAATGGTCACCAGCTAACAATGAGTGAAGTTCAAAAAGCAAAAGCTTGGTATGAACAATTATTTGTATAA
- the hmpA gene encoding NO-inducible flavohemoprotein, translating to MELLMLTKQTIDTIKATVPVLEVHGLAITKTFYKNLFTDNPQLLNIFNHTNQKKDRQQTALANTVYAAAVHIENLEAIVPAVVQIAHKHVSLGILPEHYPIVGKYLLGAIKEVLGDAATDEIIDAWAQAYGVIAEVFISVEEDLYKATENKGGWRLFKDFEIAKIEEESDIVKSFYLKAADGLKLPEFSAGQYISIRVQVPGQEYLMNRQYTVTEGTEDYFRISVKRENDATPNGVVSNYLHDSEVGTKVQLSAPAGVFTLADNNRPVLFIAGGVGVTPLQSMLQSIEGRKASFLQCARNRNVAAFTETIEEKVDALGGTYTAVFSETEGYVTKEQIASLLEEDAEVYVCGPIAFMEAVIANLVELNVPSENIHYEFFGAAMALQIPTAK from the coding sequence GTGGAACTCCTTATGTTAACAAAACAAACAATTGACACAATCAAAGCTACTGTACCTGTATTAGAAGTACACGGATTAGCGATTACTAAAACGTTTTATAAAAACCTTTTTACTGATAACCCACAATTACTAAACATTTTTAACCATACGAACCAAAAGAAAGATCGCCAACAAACAGCTTTAGCAAACACAGTTTACGCTGCTGCCGTTCACATTGAAAACTTAGAAGCAATCGTACCAGCTGTTGTACAAATTGCACACAAACACGTAAGCTTAGGTATTTTACCAGAGCACTACCCAATTGTTGGTAAATACTTATTAGGTGCGATTAAAGAAGTATTAGGTGATGCTGCAACGGACGAAATTATCGATGCTTGGGCTCAAGCATATGGTGTAATCGCTGAAGTCTTCATCTCTGTAGAAGAAGACTTATACAAAGCTACTGAAAATAAAGGTGGATGGCGCTTATTCAAAGATTTCGAAATCGCAAAAATCGAGGAAGAAAGCGATATCGTCAAATCATTCTACTTAAAAGCAGCTGATGGTTTGAAATTACCGGAGTTCTCTGCAGGTCAATATATTTCGATTCGCGTTCAAGTACCTGGACAAGAATATTTAATGAACCGTCAATACACAGTAACAGAAGGAACGGAAGATTATTTCCGCATTTCTGTTAAACGTGAAAACGATGCGACACCAAACGGAGTAGTTTCAAATTACTTACACGATTCGGAAGTTGGCACAAAAGTACAATTAAGTGCCCCAGCTGGTGTCTTCACATTAGCAGATAATAATCGCCCTGTATTATTTATCGCTGGTGGTGTTGGTGTAACACCTTTACAAAGCATGCTACAATCTATCGAAGGGCGTAAAGCTTCATTCCTTCAATGTGCTCGCAATCGCAATGTGGCAGCATTCACAGAAACAATCGAAGAAAAGGTGGATGCTTTAGGCGGAACTTACACAGCTGTATTTAGTGAAACAGAAGGCTATGTAACAAAAGAGCAAATTGCATCATTATTAGAAGAAGACGCAGAAGTGTATGTATGTGGGCCAATCGCCTTCATGGAAGCAGTTATTGCAAACTTAGTTGAATTAAATGTCCCTTCTGAAAATATTCATTACGAATTCTTTGGCGCTGCAATGGCATTACAAATTCCAACAGCAAAATAA
- a CDS encoding acyl-phosphate glycerol 3-phosphate acyltransferase, whose amino-acid sequence MQQPTITPKLLRLLVIFPNVMSYILLFGVVIYIRTNLEFLKATESLTFWLVIAALLGPISIYTTYSIVKRIRNGSL is encoded by the coding sequence ATGCAACAACCAACGATTACACCAAAGCTTTTGCGATTACTGGTGATTTTTCCAAATGTGATGAGCTATATTTTATTATTTGGCGTAGTTATTTATATACGTACGAATTTAGAATTTTTAAAGGCTACAGAGAGCTTAACATTTTGGCTAGTAATTGCTGCATTGCTTGGTCCTATTTCAATTTATACTACATATAGCATTGTCAAACGCATTCGCAATGGCTCGTTATAA